GTCCATACTTCAATGTCATAGGCAGAATTACTCAAAAGGTCTTCTCGAAAAGCTTCCAGAAAATCGAGTGCGCGACCTGGCGATACAGGTTCAGCACCTCGTTCCAAGGCTTCATCAACAACACCGTCAGTCCCTTTCAGCCCCACACGTCCACCCATACCAGCTATGGGGTTTACCAGCAATCCAATAATCATCGTAAGAATCACCCTGCCGTTTAGTGAGAGGGTCAGACTATGCTATAGTCGTTACGATATACCTAGGAAACGAGTAACATACCCTATCCAAGCATCATGAACTCAGCGTCAGTCTTCCATTGATGTTTCTCTTCGTCAAAGGTTTCCGCCCATAGAGCATACACTTGGGATTGAATGTAATCCACAAGAGATACTGTTAGCTTGTCAACATTCTGCTGAAGGTAGTTCAAAAGACT
The window above is part of the Candidatus Thorarchaeota archaeon genome. Proteins encoded here:
- a CDS encoding NAD(+)/NADH kinase yields the protein MIIGLLVNPIAGMGGRVGLKGTDGVVDEALERGAEPVSPGRALDFLEAFREDLLSNSAYDIEVWTCPEKMGGNMMSEAGINHNTIDIDIPDDTSAKDTKRCVPKLYETGVQLLVFVGGDGTARDIL